Proteins found in one Arthrobacter pascens genomic segment:
- the prmC gene encoding peptide chain release factor N(5)-glutamine methyltransferase, with protein sequence MTIRSGQSLAAAVSEATAILKDAGVPSPRVDAELLAEHLLGVGLGRLRAMMLGDAAAPEGYAELVAERAQRIPLQHITGVAHFRYLELAVGPGVFIPRPETESVVQLVIDHVKGMAHPRIVDLGTGSGAIAGSIAHEVPGAEVHAVEFSPFAHAWAGKNLAPLGVHLVLGDLRNALPELNGMFDVVVSNPPYIPAEAVPNEAEVALHDPPEALYGGGADGMELPTAAAGSAARLLVPGGYFVMEHAEVQATWIAAMMRRAGVWTGITTHLDLNGKERATSALLDAPDHE encoded by the coding sequence ATGACAATCAGGTCGGGACAGTCCCTAGCGGCTGCCGTCAGCGAGGCCACGGCCATCCTCAAGGACGCCGGAGTTCCCAGCCCGCGCGTCGATGCGGAACTGCTGGCGGAGCATCTGCTGGGTGTGGGCCTGGGCCGGCTGCGCGCCATGATGCTAGGGGATGCGGCGGCGCCGGAAGGTTATGCCGAACTCGTGGCCGAAAGAGCTCAACGGATTCCGCTGCAGCACATCACCGGAGTTGCGCATTTCCGGTATCTGGAGCTTGCCGTGGGGCCCGGCGTCTTTATCCCGCGCCCTGAAACCGAATCCGTCGTCCAACTGGTCATCGACCATGTCAAAGGGATGGCCCACCCCAGGATTGTCGATCTGGGCACCGGCTCCGGGGCAATTGCGGGTTCAATCGCCCATGAGGTGCCCGGCGCCGAAGTCCACGCCGTGGAGTTCAGCCCGTTTGCCCACGCCTGGGCAGGGAAGAATCTGGCGCCCCTGGGCGTCCATCTGGTGCTCGGGGACCTGCGGAATGCACTTCCGGAACTCAACGGAATGTTCGACGTCGTAGTTTCCAACCCGCCGTACATCCCGGCGGAAGCCGTCCCGAACGAAGCCGAAGTGGCCCTGCACGATCCGCCCGAGGCGTTGTACGGCGGGGGAGCGGACGGCATGGAACTTCCGACGGCGGCGGCAGGCTCGGCTGCGCGGCTGCTTGTACCCGGGGGCTACTTCGTGATGGAACACGCCGAGGTCCAGGCCACGTGGATCGCCGCCATGATGAGGCGGGCCGGTGTTTGGACCGGGATCACCACACACCTGGATCTCAACGGCAAGGAACGCGCCACCAGCGCCCTGCTTGACGCTCCGGACCACGAGTGA
- a CDS encoding NAD-dependent epimerase/dehydratase family protein produces MKCAVVGASGFVGSAVVARLSADGLEVVRVSAPRLAWSGADSADILLQTELLPVADLLAHAIAGADVVVNAAGLASPDAGGETSLLGANALLPAVIARACERAGVRRLVHISSAAVQGRRQRLDESASVEPFSSYSRSKALGEEALRVRQPDPAARLDIVILRATSVQGPGRATTRKLQRIAASVLSSVAGPGQRPTPVTSVLGLAELVSALATFPGTVSTTVLQPAEGLTTSEVLELAGGRPPRHLPEWLCRGALGLGFGLSRLAGSRFHGALRRLEVMWFGQDQVLGWAAAHGVAVRGNVREVLTRR; encoded by the coding sequence GTGAAATGTGCAGTAGTAGGTGCCAGCGGTTTCGTCGGCAGCGCCGTCGTTGCGCGGCTGTCCGCTGACGGGCTGGAAGTTGTCCGGGTCAGTGCGCCTCGCCTGGCCTGGTCCGGTGCGGACTCGGCGGACATTTTGTTGCAGACGGAACTGCTGCCCGTTGCCGATCTGCTGGCCCATGCGATTGCCGGCGCGGACGTAGTGGTCAATGCCGCTGGCCTCGCGTCTCCCGATGCAGGCGGCGAAACCTCTCTCTTGGGGGCCAACGCCCTCCTGCCCGCCGTCATTGCCCGAGCCTGCGAACGTGCCGGGGTGCGCCGCCTGGTCCACATCAGCAGTGCCGCGGTCCAGGGCAGGCGGCAGCGCCTGGACGAGTCCGCCAGTGTTGAACCCTTCTCGTCGTATTCACGTTCCAAGGCCTTGGGCGAGGAAGCGCTCCGGGTGCGGCAGCCGGACCCGGCAGCACGGCTGGATATCGTCATCCTGCGCGCCACCTCGGTGCAGGGTCCGGGGCGGGCCACCACGCGGAAGCTCCAACGCATTGCGGCGTCCGTGCTCTCAAGCGTGGCCGGCCCGGGCCAGCGGCCCACTCCGGTGACCTCCGTCCTGGGTCTTGCCGAGCTGGTGTCGGCGCTCGCAACCTTTCCCGGGACGGTGTCGACGACGGTGCTGCAGCCCGCGGAGGGGCTCACCACGTCCGAGGTCCTTGAACTGGCGGGGGGCCGCCCGCCACGCCACCTTCCCGAATGGCTCTGCCGGGGCGCCCTGGGTCTCGGTTTTGGGTTGTCCCGGCTTGCGGGCAGCCGCTTCCACGGGGCTCTAAGGCGCCTGGAGGTGATGTGGTTCGGTCAGGACCAGGTGCTTGGCTGGGCCGCCGCCCACGGTGTCGCTGTCCGCGGCAACGTCCGGGAAGTGCTTACCCGCCGCTGA
- a CDS encoding L-threonylcarbamoyladenylate synthase, which translates to MTTTYDCTSDDQRALGLEHAQRAISEKKCVVFPTDTVYGIAADAFSPQAVTMLLVSKGRSRTMPPPVLIPRLNALDGLATDVSADARRLAEAFWPGGLTLILHAQPSLDWDLGETKGTVALRMPADEIAQELLTLTGPLAVSSANRTGQAPAQTAVEARSQLAESVEVYLEGGFRPVAGTDAVPSTIVDATGPRLRVVRNGAVTLEQLREHVPGVLGLGEVPMAEEPAAEVPADDTTAETPTAENNGTTAVDDSPRN; encoded by the coding sequence GTGACCACAACCTACGACTGCACCTCCGACGATCAGCGCGCCCTGGGACTGGAACATGCCCAGCGTGCCATCAGCGAAAAGAAGTGCGTGGTGTTCCCGACCGACACGGTGTACGGGATCGCTGCGGACGCTTTCTCACCCCAGGCCGTCACCATGCTGCTGGTCTCCAAGGGACGCAGCCGCACCATGCCGCCGCCCGTGCTCATCCCGCGGCTTAACGCCCTGGACGGGCTGGCCACTGACGTTTCCGCGGATGCCCGGAGGCTGGCCGAAGCCTTCTGGCCCGGTGGGCTGACCCTCATCCTGCACGCCCAGCCCTCCTTGGACTGGGACCTCGGCGAGACCAAGGGAACGGTGGCCCTGCGCATGCCGGCGGACGAGATAGCCCAGGAGCTGCTCACCCTGACCGGGCCGCTGGCAGTCTCGTCGGCCAACCGGACCGGCCAGGCGCCTGCGCAGACCGCGGTGGAGGCCCGCTCGCAGCTCGCTGAATCGGTGGAGGTCTACTTAGAGGGCGGCTTCCGTCCGGTCGCAGGAACGGACGCCGTGCCCTCCACGATCGTGGATGCCACCGGCCCCCGCCTGCGGGTTGTCCGCAACGGCGCAGTGACGCTGGAGCAGTTGCGTGAGCATGTTCCCGGTGTCCTCGGCCTGGGCGAAGTCCCGATGGCCGAGGAACCGGCGGCGGAAGTTCCCGCTGATGACACCACCGCTGAAACGCCCACCGCTGAAAATAACGGCACAACCGCCGTCGACGATTCACCAAGGAACTGA
- a CDS encoding glycosyltransferase, with amino-acid sequence MQPKVAVAAVTFDRHEELALLLSGLAAQTAPIHSIALVDSGTVPATEVVSAGGDNINYLRSEANLGGAGGFAYAIMAAMASGAEWIWLMDDDGHPEDGSCLAELLKTAEEHRLDIVSPLVAATADPNRLSFNFRINGLLTNDRSRLAPMGYLPDMVHFFNGALIRTEVFYKIGIPDVKFFIRGDEVDFLSRVKKAGLKYGTLATVAVQHPATWTEMKSVFGGFITPVVPEGEFKRYCYFRNRGYLTRKYRNLRWFGADIVGFPYYFLKTGDLKGLAQWFGAYSAGFRGKGFGSPAQLMSSAS; translated from the coding sequence ATGCAGCCCAAAGTCGCCGTCGCGGCAGTAACCTTTGACCGCCATGAGGAACTGGCCCTGCTCCTCAGCGGGCTGGCGGCCCAGACGGCGCCCATCCACTCCATCGCACTTGTGGACTCGGGGACCGTGCCTGCTACGGAGGTAGTGAGCGCCGGCGGGGACAACATCAACTATCTGCGCTCCGAAGCCAATCTCGGCGGTGCCGGCGGCTTCGCCTACGCCATCATGGCCGCGATGGCCAGCGGAGCCGAATGGATCTGGCTGATGGACGACGACGGCCATCCCGAGGACGGCAGCTGCCTCGCGGAACTCCTCAAGACCGCAGAAGAGCACCGCCTCGATATCGTGAGCCCTCTCGTGGCCGCCACTGCAGATCCCAACCGGCTCTCCTTCAACTTCCGGATCAACGGCCTCCTGACCAACGACCGATCCAGGCTGGCGCCCATGGGCTACCTCCCGGACATGGTGCACTTCTTCAACGGCGCCCTGATCCGCACCGAAGTCTTCTATAAAATCGGAATCCCGGACGTGAAGTTCTTCATCCGTGGTGACGAAGTCGATTTCCTCTCCCGGGTCAAGAAAGCTGGCCTCAAGTACGGAACGCTCGCCACCGTGGCCGTGCAGCACCCAGCCACCTGGACGGAGATGAAATCCGTGTTCGGCGGGTTCATCACCCCCGTTGTCCCGGAGGGCGAGTTCAAGCGTTACTGCTACTTCCGCAACCGGGGTTACCTCACCCGGAAGTACCGCAATCTGCGCTGGTTCGGCGCTGACATCGTCGGGTTCCCGTACTACTTCTTGAAGACCGGTGACTTGAAGGGACTGGCGCAGTGGTTCGGCGCCTACTCCGCTGGTTTCCGCGGCAAGGGCTTCGGCTCGCCCGCGCAACTGATGTCCAGCGCCAGCTAG
- a CDS encoding glycosyltransferase gives MENLFVVVVTYNRADFLENLLDSLGRLDMRPEGIIVVDNASSDHTADVASRAISAGDLPIRYERLPENLGGSGGFSRGVELALEAGAGWLWLMDDDVEVLPGAVDELDRFTPDYSCIIGRRYDANGNPFFWQHHFVEALGIFLPVSHGVFKHSDVFRTNVGNFEGMLIKAPLARSIGLPDPRFFITWDDVIYGWLAAQRTPVVYVNAFVIQKVRAQRQVDLGLRHLNDSSDLSRRYVMRNRGHVAQYLRAHGKFNRIGFGTGTALTFLKEIFRLALVERTPKGFGALWRGWRESRAILADQGWEPMPPVPAQAGRDTA, from the coding sequence GTGGAGAACCTGTTCGTCGTCGTCGTCACCTACAACCGTGCCGACTTCCTGGAGAATCTGCTGGATTCCTTAGGCCGCCTGGACATGCGCCCCGAAGGGATCATCGTGGTGGACAACGCCAGCAGCGACCACACTGCCGACGTCGCCTCCCGGGCCATTTCCGCCGGCGACCTGCCCATCCGTTACGAACGGCTGCCGGAGAACCTGGGCGGCTCCGGCGGGTTCTCCCGCGGCGTGGAGCTTGCTCTCGAAGCCGGCGCCGGATGGCTGTGGCTGATGGACGACGATGTGGAGGTGCTTCCGGGGGCGGTGGATGAACTGGACCGCTTCACGCCCGACTACTCCTGCATTATCGGACGCCGCTACGACGCCAACGGCAACCCGTTCTTCTGGCAGCACCATTTTGTCGAGGCACTCGGAATCTTCCTCCCCGTCTCCCACGGCGTCTTCAAGCATTCCGATGTGTTCCGGACCAACGTGGGCAACTTCGAAGGAATGCTCATCAAGGCTCCACTGGCCCGGTCTATCGGGCTGCCGGATCCACGATTCTTTATCACCTGGGATGACGTCATCTACGGCTGGCTCGCCGCGCAAAGGACGCCGGTTGTCTACGTCAACGCCTTCGTCATCCAAAAAGTCCGCGCCCAGCGCCAGGTGGACCTCGGCCTGCGGCACCTCAACGACTCCAGCGACCTGAGTCGCCGCTACGTCATGCGGAACCGTGGCCACGTGGCGCAGTATCTTCGGGCGCACGGAAAGTTTAACCGGATCGGCTTCGGCACAGGGACTGCCCTGACGTTCCTGAAGGAAATCTTTCGCCTCGCACTGGTTGAACGCACCCCGAAGGGGTTCGGTGCCTTATGGCGCGGCTGGCGGGAATCGCGCGCCATCCTCGCCGACCAAGGCTGGGAGCCGATGCCGCCGGTGCCTGCGCAGGCAGGCCGGGACACCGCCTAG
- a CDS encoding nucleoside-diphosphate sugar epimerase/dehydratase has translation MTTKSEAREPAAVRDEKPLLWIWIQLFFDSVSWVVAIALALLLRYELGIRADQLVGAMAIAGIAVVVQAVAGYALALYRGRHPFGSFQEARALVFVTVIVAASITVSLLVLYEEIGIGRSVGLIAFPFACLFMGAARYVKRLYVEGKFRPGDGAQNTLIYGAGFLGNSLLTRMMQDPDSPYVPVGLIDDDPSKKHLRLTGVQVLGRGDDLPAIIRRTRATVLVLAFAHVEASVVRRISDAVAGLNVRVLVLPPLRDMLGSGAPDGFSDFRDVAVEDLIGRRPVDIKVDEIAGYIKGKRVLVTGAGGSIGSELCRQIVQFSPAELIMLDHDETGLQQTQISITGRGLLAGRDTVLANIRDGAALRDIFTDRRPEVVFHAAALKHAPLLQQYPVEAWKTNVCGTLNVLRAAEGAEVSHFVNISTDKAANPTTALGHSKRVAEKLTAWMAGQTGRKFVSVRFGNVMGSRGSMLPLFTEQIRVGGPVTVTDPDVTRFFMTIPEACQLVIQAGAIGTGGEVLILDMGEPVRILDVAQRMIAMSGKQVEIIYTGLRPGEKLHEELVGNGELDQRPLHPKIAHTRASEQDPAKLDLDVWLARCEAEQGASYIADIPDDEADESGDIRVAS, from the coding sequence TTGACTACGAAATCTGAAGCGCGCGAACCCGCCGCAGTACGGGACGAGAAGCCCCTCCTCTGGATCTGGATCCAACTGTTCTTCGACTCCGTGTCCTGGGTCGTGGCGATCGCCCTCGCGCTGCTGCTGCGCTATGAACTGGGAATCCGCGCAGACCAGTTGGTCGGTGCCATGGCCATCGCCGGAATTGCCGTGGTTGTCCAGGCGGTGGCCGGCTACGCCCTCGCCCTGTACCGGGGCAGGCACCCCTTCGGCAGTTTCCAGGAAGCCAGGGCCCTTGTCTTTGTAACCGTGATTGTCGCAGCCTCGATCACCGTGAGCCTGCTGGTGCTCTACGAAGAGATCGGAATCGGCCGCAGCGTCGGCCTCATCGCCTTTCCCTTCGCCTGCCTGTTCATGGGCGCCGCCCGCTACGTCAAGCGGCTCTACGTCGAGGGCAAGTTCCGGCCCGGAGACGGCGCCCAGAACACCCTGATCTACGGGGCAGGCTTCCTCGGTAATTCGCTCCTGACCCGGATGATGCAGGACCCTGATTCGCCTTACGTCCCCGTGGGCCTGATCGACGATGACCCCTCCAAGAAGCACCTGAGGCTGACCGGAGTGCAGGTCCTCGGCCGGGGAGACGATCTCCCGGCCATCATCCGCCGGACCCGCGCAACCGTCCTGGTGCTGGCCTTCGCCCATGTGGAGGCGTCCGTCGTGCGCCGGATCTCCGACGCCGTTGCCGGCCTGAACGTCAGGGTGCTGGTGCTTCCCCCATTGAGGGACATGCTCGGCAGCGGTGCCCCCGACGGGTTCTCCGATTTCCGTGACGTCGCGGTCGAAGACCTGATCGGCCGCCGGCCAGTGGACATCAAGGTCGATGAAATTGCCGGCTACATCAAAGGCAAGCGGGTGCTGGTCACCGGCGCTGGCGGATCCATCGGCTCCGAACTCTGCCGCCAGATCGTCCAGTTCTCACCTGCGGAACTGATCATGCTCGATCACGACGAAACCGGCCTGCAGCAAACCCAGATTTCCATCACCGGCCGCGGACTGCTCGCCGGCCGCGACACGGTCCTTGCCAACATCCGCGACGGGGCAGCCCTGCGGGACATCTTCACGGACCGCCGCCCCGAGGTTGTCTTCCACGCGGCTGCTCTGAAGCACGCACCGTTGCTCCAGCAATATCCCGTCGAGGCCTGGAAAACCAACGTCTGCGGCACGCTCAATGTCCTTCGGGCGGCGGAAGGGGCGGAGGTTTCACACTTTGTCAACATTTCCACCGATAAGGCCGCCAACCCCACAACAGCCCTCGGCCACTCCAAGCGCGTGGCCGAAAAGCTGACCGCCTGGATGGCCGGGCAGACCGGCCGCAAGTTTGTCTCCGTCCGCTTCGGCAACGTAATGGGAAGCCGCGGCTCGATGCTGCCTCTCTTCACCGAGCAGATCCGCGTCGGCGGACCTGTCACTGTCACGGATCCCGACGTCACACGCTTCTTTATGACGATTCCCGAAGCCTGCCAACTGGTAATCCAGGCCGGAGCGATCGGCACAGGCGGCGAAGTCCTGATCCTGGACATGGGCGAGCCGGTGAGGATCCTGGACGTGGCCCAGCGCATGATCGCCATGTCCGGCAAGCAGGTGGAGATCATCTATACCGGGCTGCGGCCGGGGGAGAAGCTGCACGAGGAGCTCGTGGGCAACGGCGAGCTGGATCAGCGGCCATTGCACCCGAAGATCGCCCACACCAGGGCCTCCGAGCAGGATCCGGCCAAGCTGGACCTCGACGTCTGGCTCGCCCGCTGCGAAGCCGAACAGGGCGCCTCCTACATCGCGGACATCCCCGACGACGAGGCTGATGAATCCGGCGACATCAGGGTGGCGTCATGA
- a CDS encoding MraY family glycosyltransferase, producing MMPLALAAGITLLASLLLPLAVKPWLVRMGVVDVPSARSSHGKTTIRGMGVAAALATAVGYLAAVFLGAVTVDRSVFGVVLGIIAASAAVGWIEDLRGLSIRGRAAAQLGIGAAGSAALLVLTAQSFWWLPLAALAIAAYVNIANFMDGINGISGLHGVTAGAAYAVAGVLAGQPWLTAGGAVLAMAFLGFLPWNLGRGTVFLGDVGSYLLGASVAALAVAGFLSGVYVEYVLSPILVYVADTGFTLLRRIKAGERWYASHREHVYQRLTDVGFSHLQSAAVVTLCTVAVIVLGFIAATAPLPTVALCVAGSLAVLGLYVASPALIRRFRRRMKVTRAPVV from the coding sequence ATGATGCCGCTTGCCCTCGCGGCCGGGATCACCCTGCTCGCCAGCCTTCTGCTTCCCCTGGCCGTCAAGCCGTGGCTGGTCCGGATGGGAGTCGTCGACGTTCCGTCGGCCCGCTCCTCCCATGGCAAGACGACCATCCGCGGCATGGGCGTGGCCGCCGCCCTGGCCACCGCCGTCGGCTATCTGGCCGCAGTATTCCTCGGTGCCGTCACGGTAGACCGTTCCGTCTTCGGCGTGGTCCTCGGGATCATCGCCGCGAGTGCCGCCGTAGGCTGGATCGAGGATCTCCGGGGCCTTTCCATCCGTGGCCGTGCCGCCGCCCAACTGGGGATCGGCGCCGCGGGCTCCGCAGCGCTGCTGGTGCTGACCGCGCAGTCCTTCTGGTGGTTGCCGCTGGCGGCCCTGGCCATCGCTGCCTACGTCAACATTGCCAACTTCATGGATGGCATCAACGGGATCTCCGGCTTGCACGGTGTCACCGCAGGCGCCGCCTATGCGGTGGCAGGAGTACTGGCCGGGCAACCCTGGCTCACCGCCGGCGGAGCGGTGCTGGCGATGGCCTTCCTTGGCTTCCTGCCATGGAACCTCGGCCGTGGCACGGTGTTCCTGGGCGACGTGGGCAGTTATCTCCTCGGCGCCTCGGTTGCGGCGCTTGCCGTGGCCGGCTTCCTGAGCGGCGTCTATGTTGAATACGTCCTTTCACCGATCCTGGTCTATGTCGCGGACACGGGCTTCACGCTGCTGCGCAGGATCAAAGCGGGGGAGCGTTGGTACGCGTCCCATCGCGAGCACGTCTACCAGCGGCTCACCGACGTCGGATTCTCACACCTGCAATCCGCTGCCGTGGTCACGCTTTGCACCGTCGCCGTCATTGTCCTTGGCTTCATCGCCGCCACAGCCCCCCTGCCCACTGTGGCGCTCTGCGTTGCCGGAAGCCTTGCCGTGTTGGGCCTGTACGTGGCTTCCCCCGCCCTGATCCGGCGTTTCCGGCGCCGTATGAAAGTCACCCGGGCCCCGGTGGTCTAG
- the atpB gene encoding F0F1 ATP synthase subunit A yields the protein MIALALPAQDSGPFTPPGIEQMHLPAILPWGAADGFSKQMLLVILSVVIIAAFFLLAARKQQLVPGKLQFAGEMAYGFVRNSIAKDIIGGKDFMKYVPLLFSLFFFILVNNIYGAIPVLQLPSFSHVGGAYVLAGIVYVTWIAIGIKKNGIKYFKLATVPSGVPFYILPIVIPIEIISNFLVRPVTHSLRLFATMLAGHLIVMIAGSGIEYLIMQENVLLKGTSVLVLGGAIAMYMLEALIMALQAYVFTLLTAIYIEGALHADSH from the coding sequence TTGATCGCGCTTGCGCTCCCGGCCCAAGATTCAGGACCTTTTACGCCTCCTGGAATTGAACAAATGCACCTGCCGGCAATCCTGCCGTGGGGGGCGGCAGACGGATTCTCCAAGCAGATGCTGCTGGTAATCCTGTCGGTCGTCATTATCGCCGCATTCTTTCTGCTAGCTGCACGGAAGCAGCAGCTTGTCCCCGGCAAGCTCCAGTTCGCTGGTGAAATGGCTTATGGCTTTGTGCGTAACAGCATCGCCAAGGACATTATCGGCGGCAAAGACTTTATGAAGTACGTCCCGCTGTTGTTCAGCCTCTTCTTCTTTATCCTGGTGAACAACATTTACGGCGCCATCCCCGTACTCCAGCTTCCGAGTTTCTCGCATGTTGGCGGTGCCTATGTCCTCGCGGGCATCGTGTACGTCACCTGGATTGCCATTGGCATCAAGAAGAACGGCATCAAATACTTCAAGCTGGCCACCGTGCCGTCCGGGGTACCGTTCTACATCCTCCCGATCGTCATTCCGATCGAGATCATCTCCAACTTCCTGGTCCGCCCCGTTACGCACAGCCTCCGTCTGTTCGCGACGATGCTGGCCGGCCACCTGATCGTGATGATCGCCGGTTCCGGCATCGAGTACCTCATCATGCAGGAGAATGTGCTCCTCAAGGGCACCTCGGTCCTGGTGCTCGGCGGCGCGATTGCCATGTACATGCTCGAAGCGCTGATCATGGCGTTGCAGGCTTACGTGTTCACGCTGCTTACAGCCATCTATATTGAAGGCGCCCTGCACGCGGACAGCCACTAG
- the atpE gene encoding ATP synthase F0 subunit C: MEGNLNLVGYGLSAIGGGIGVGLVFAAYINGVARQPEAQRVLQPIAFLGLALTEALAILGLVFAFVL; encoded by the coding sequence ATGGAAGGCAATCTCAACCTCGTAGGTTACGGTCTGTCCGCAATCGGAGGTGGTATCGGTGTTGGTCTCGTGTTCGCCGCTTACATCAACGGCGTGGCACGTCAGCCGGAAGCACAGCGCGTGCTCCAGCCGATCGCATTCCTCGGCCTCGCGCTGACTGAAGCTCTCGCCATCCTCGGCCTGGTCTTCGCTTTCGTTCTCTAG
- a CDS encoding F0F1 ATP synthase subunit B, with translation MNQLIISAATEGTNPLVPNVWEMGVVLAGFALLMFIVVKFIVPMFEKTFAERAEAIEGGIAKAEKAQAEASAALEEYKQQLTDARAEANRIREEARAEGAQILADLKEKAAAESARITAQAHVQIESERQAAVVSLRSEVGTLATTLAGRIVGEALNDDERSARVVDRFLADLESQNAGAAK, from the coding sequence ATGAATCAGCTGATCATCTCAGCCGCCACGGAGGGTACTAACCCTCTGGTTCCCAACGTCTGGGAAATGGGCGTCGTCCTCGCCGGCTTTGCTCTCCTCATGTTCATCGTGGTCAAGTTTATTGTCCCGATGTTCGAGAAGACTTTCGCAGAGCGTGCCGAGGCTATTGAAGGCGGCATTGCCAAGGCTGAAAAGGCCCAGGCAGAAGCTTCCGCTGCCCTCGAGGAATACAAGCAGCAGCTGACTGATGCCCGCGCAGAGGCCAACCGCATCCGCGAGGAAGCACGTGCAGAAGGCGCTCAGATCCTTGCCGATCTGAAGGAGAAGGCGGCTGCAGAGTCCGCCCGAATCACTGCCCAGGCACACGTGCAGATCGAGTCTGAGCGCCAGGCGGCAGTAGTGTCCCTGCGTTCTGAGGTCGGCACACTGGCCACCACGCTGGCAGGCCGCATCGTTGGCGAAGCGCTCAACGATGACGAGCGTTCGGCCCGCGTGGTTGACCGCTTCCTGGCAGATCTGGAGTCCCAGAACGCAGGTGCAGCTAAATAA
- a CDS encoding F0F1 ATP synthase subunit delta encodes MAGVSSESLTTALTALEAKLPTASLQLAKELFGILGTVDSSAGLRRALTDPSRSGDEKSALVKQLVGGKVSADAAEIAGGLASSRWASARDIGDALETLAATVVIAVAENKSAVSASGISGLEELENDLFSFNQTVASSHEAQRALSEPQASAAAKITLAEKLVPGASDEAKVLIGQAASQPRGIRPTRLVARFAELAAKRQQRWIATVSVTRPLTETQASRLQAGLNALYGRELKVNINVDPALIGGIRVQVGDEVLDASVVSRLGQLHRQLAG; translated from the coding sequence ATGGCAGGTGTATCGAGCGAATCGCTGACCACGGCCCTGACCGCATTGGAAGCCAAGCTTCCGACGGCCTCGCTGCAGTTGGCTAAGGAACTCTTCGGAATCCTGGGAACGGTGGACAGCTCGGCTGGCTTGCGCCGCGCCCTGACTGACCCGTCCCGCAGCGGTGACGAAAAGTCGGCGCTGGTCAAGCAGTTGGTTGGCGGGAAAGTCTCCGCTGATGCTGCGGAAATCGCGGGCGGACTGGCCAGTTCACGCTGGGCATCGGCCCGAGACATCGGCGATGCACTCGAGACTCTTGCCGCAACGGTCGTTATTGCCGTTGCTGAAAACAAGTCGGCCGTTTCTGCCTCCGGAATCTCTGGACTGGAAGAGCTGGAGAACGATCTGTTCTCCTTCAACCAGACCGTTGCCTCCAGCCATGAGGCACAACGTGCTCTGTCTGAACCGCAGGCCAGTGCTGCAGCAAAGATCACGCTGGCTGAGAAGCTGGTTCCCGGCGCGAGTGACGAAGCCAAGGTCCTCATCGGCCAGGCAGCGTCACAGCCCCGGGGCATCAGGCCCACCAGGCTGGTGGCCCGGTTCGCCGAGCTGGCAGCTAAGCGGCAGCAGCGCTGGATCGCAACAGTCAGCGTGACCCGTCCCTTGACGGAGACGCAGGCAAGCCGCCTCCAGGCGGGGCTCAACGCCCTGTACGGGCGCGAGCTCAAGGTCAACATCAATGTTGACCCTGCACTGATCGGTGGAATCCGTGTCCAGGTGGGTGACGAAGTGCTTGACGCTTCTGTTGTCTCCCGTCTGGGCCAGCTTCACCGCCAACTGGCCGGTTAG